Proteins from a single region of Phycisphaeraceae bacterium D3-23:
- a CDS encoding VOC family protein, with protein sequence MSDYNSQNNRAVWLDIPVVDLERACTFYAAVLGCKVDAEEFNGYKFAVIEHQDGNGGCLAEMPDQVSDKGLIVYFNADGRIHDAVKQAESHGGTVLEPVKAIGPHGYRALVKDSEGNRIALHSNTDA encoded by the coding sequence ATGTCCGACTACAACAGCCAAAACAACCGTGCCGTCTGGCTCGACATCCCCGTCGTCGATCTCGAACGCGCCTGCACCTTCTACGCCGCCGTGCTCGGCTGCAAGGTCGACGCCGAAGAGTTCAACGGCTACAAGTTCGCCGTCATCGAACACCAGGACGGCAACGGCGGCTGCCTCGCCGAAATGCCCGACCAGGTCAGCGACAAAGGGCTCATCGTCTACTTCAACGCCGACGGCCGCATCCACGACGCCGTCAAGCAAGCCGAGTCCCACGGCGGCACGGTCCTTGAACCCGTCAAAGCCATCGGCCCCCACGGCTACCGCGCGCTGGTCAAAGACAGCGAAGGCAACCGCATCGCCCTGCACTCCAACACCGACGCGTAA
- a CDS encoding Gfo/Idh/MocA family oxidoreductase, which produces MSDLTRRDFVKTTGLALGAAGLPATAAFAMQDGGEANALEELRVLAIGVEGIGNLDRRQVNSHPRARIVGLCDIDTGRIESAKKDHPDAFTDTDYRRIFADRGDEFDAVIVSTPDHHHAPMMLTALAHDKHCYGQKPLVHQLEELVMMERAMAAKPHLMTQVGNQRMVERGRRAAVEILRMGQLGKAIEAHVWTGSVQGRFTGGQMGDVKDPPANIDWDLWLGPCEAKPYRDGMAHYNWRKWWDHGSAGMGDWGVHLLDIIMYSYDELMSPISVKTHTPRAADWFHAAHCKSTLTYAVAGDMFAHDRFPIHYSDSNLSVSRAALGIPGDAWPDSNMTVVVCEEGTLALTAGGGLEIWRGGEMTEGWRMPDLPDFPRLNHWHAWVDNCLGGDTELRTPFVDGIRITEPAILAAKATRYPGQELLWDKANLAFTNHAEATDTIVRRAYRDGFAPPAVGGALN; this is translated from the coding sequence ATGTCTGACCTCACCCGACGTGACTTTGTGAAGACCACCGGCCTGGCGCTGGGCGCGGCAGGGCTGCCCGCCACCGCGGCGTTCGCGATGCAGGATGGCGGCGAGGCGAACGCACTGGAAGAGCTGCGTGTCCTGGCGATCGGCGTCGAGGGCATCGGCAACCTCGACCGCAGGCAGGTCAACAGCCACCCCCGCGCCCGCATCGTCGGGCTGTGCGACATCGACACCGGCCGGATCGAGAGCGCAAAGAAGGACCACCCCGACGCGTTCACCGACACCGACTACCGCCGCATCTTTGCGGACCGCGGCGACGAGTTCGACGCCGTCATCGTCTCCACGCCCGACCACCACCACGCGCCGATGATGTTGACGGCCCTCGCGCACGACAAGCACTGCTACGGCCAGAAGCCGCTGGTCCACCAGCTCGAAGAGCTCGTCATGATGGAGCGCGCGATGGCGGCCAAGCCCCACCTCATGACACAGGTCGGCAACCAGCGGATGGTCGAGCGCGGCCGACGCGCCGCGGTCGAGATCCTCCGCATGGGGCAGCTGGGCAAGGCGATCGAGGCGCACGTCTGGACCGGCTCGGTGCAGGGGCGTTTCACCGGCGGGCAGATGGGGGATGTCAAAGACCCGCCCGCGAACATCGACTGGGACCTCTGGCTCGGGCCGTGTGAGGCCAAGCCCTACCGCGACGGGATGGCGCACTACAACTGGCGCAAGTGGTGGGACCACGGCAGCGCGGGGATGGGCGACTGGGGCGTCCACCTGCTGGACATCATCATGTACAGCTACGACGAACTGATGTCGCCGATCTCCGTCAAGACGCACACCCCGCGTGCCGCCGACTGGTTCCACGCCGCGCACTGCAAGTCGACGCTGACCTATGCCGTCGCCGGCGACATGTTCGCGCACGACCGCTTCCCCATCCACTACAGCGACTCGAACCTCTCGGTCTCCCGCGCCGCGCTGGGTATCCCCGGCGACGCCTGGCCCGACTCGAATATGACGGTCGTCGTCTGCGAGGAGGGCACCCTCGCGCTCACCGCCGGCGGCGGGCTTGAGATCTGGCGCGGCGGCGAGATGACCGAGGGCTGGCGCATGCCCGACCTGCCCGACTTCCCCCGGCTCAACCACTGGCACGCCTGGGTCGACAACTGCCTGGGCGGCGACACGGAGCTTCGTACCCCGTTTGTCGACGGCATCCGCATCACCGAGCCGGCGATCCTCGCCGCCAAGGCCACACGCTACCCCGGCCAGGAGCTGCTGTGGGACAAGGCCAACCTCGCCTTCACGAACCACGCCGAAGCGACCGACACGATCGTCCGACGAGCCTACCGCGACGGCTTCGCGCCGCCTGCGGTGGGCGGGGCGTTGAATTAG
- a CDS encoding PEP-CTERM sorting domain-containing protein, translated as MAGSASAVTLDLLYEFDGNANDGLTSFGTVDLVQDGAAVDVTITANTTNLVGGDIHEFYFNLPGAVDVNTLVLSDSGGVSNQAIGTFTLLGANPSITGGAGASFDTGVGFGNGGGPPGNGTLTTATFSLTATGGLLVGDFLTELSSNNNTPDTFFAVHFQSADVFNAGSETVGHLPEPGSLALLGFGAMAALRRRR; from the coding sequence TTGGCCGGCTCCGCGTCGGCGGTGACCCTCGACCTCCTCTACGAGTTTGATGGCAACGCCAACGACGGGCTGACCAGCTTCGGCACGGTCGACCTCGTGCAGGACGGCGCGGCGGTCGATGTCACAATCACCGCGAACACCACGAACCTCGTCGGCGGCGATATCCACGAGTTCTACTTCAACCTGCCCGGCGCGGTCGATGTCAACACCCTCGTGCTGAGCGACTCGGGCGGCGTCAGCAACCAGGCCATCGGCACGTTCACCCTGCTCGGGGCCAACCCCTCCATCACCGGCGGCGCGGGCGCCTCCTTCGACACCGGCGTCGGCTTCGGCAACGGCGGGGGGCCTCCCGGCAACGGCACACTCACGACCGCGACCTTCTCGCTCACCGCCACCGGCGGGCTGCTGGTCGGCGACTTCCTCACCGAACTCTCGAGCAACAACAACACACCCGACACCTTCTTCGCCGTCCACTTCCAGAGCGCCGACGTCTTCAACGCCGGTTCGGAAACCGTCGGCCATCTGCCCGAGCCCGGCTCACTCGCGCTGCTGGGGTTTGGGGCGATGGCGGCCCTCCGTCGGCGGCGCTGA
- a CDS encoding endonuclease produces the protein MPPRTTPARRRLSPLWIVALVAFVLLVVVGLVVGVAVAVMLWTMQPAPAGPTGQLDTQAGQSVDAAADTSAYYDAIDPGADAQTLRAQLHERVAGHTTLHYRELWEALAYTDADPQRDGAVVLFYTGWSRPAEAHGGRPEQWNREHVWAKSRGQFGTAPPAGTDLHHVRPTDVSVNQARANLAFDVGGDLYIDADGATECRYDHDSWEPRDAVKGDVARMLFYMAVRYESSVMDMELADAALPQDDRRPLHGVLATLLDWHDADPPDDFERRRNDRVYELQGNRNPFIDHPEWVQAIWGG, from the coding sequence ATGCCCCCGCGAACCACCCCAGCCCGACGCCGTCTTAGCCCGCTGTGGATCGTGGCCCTCGTCGCGTTCGTGCTGCTGGTCGTCGTGGGCCTGGTCGTGGGTGTCGCGGTGGCGGTCATGCTGTGGACGATGCAGCCCGCGCCGGCGGGCCCGACCGGGCAACTCGATACGCAGGCGGGGCAGAGTGTCGATGCGGCGGCCGATACCTCGGCCTACTACGACGCGATCGACCCGGGGGCCGACGCGCAAACGCTCCGCGCACAGCTGCATGAACGGGTCGCGGGGCACACGACGCTCCACTACCGCGAGCTCTGGGAGGCGCTGGCCTACACCGACGCCGACCCGCAGCGCGATGGGGCAGTCGTACTGTTCTACACCGGCTGGTCACGGCCTGCCGAGGCCCACGGCGGTCGGCCCGAGCAGTGGAACCGCGAACACGTCTGGGCCAAGTCACGCGGCCAGTTTGGCACCGCGCCCCCGGCCGGGACCGACCTGCACCACGTCCGCCCGACGGACGTCTCGGTTAACCAGGCCCGCGCGAATCTTGCGTTTGACGTCGGCGGCGATCTCTACATCGATGCAGACGGCGCGACCGAGTGCCGATACGACCACGACTCGTGGGAGCCGCGCGACGCGGTGAAGGGCGATGTCGCGCGGATGCTTTTCTACATGGCGGTGCGGTACGAGTCGTCGGTGATGGATATGGAACTGGCCGATGCTGCGCTGCCGCAGGACGACCGCCGACCGCTGCACGGCGTGCTGGCGACGTTGCTCGACTGGCACGACGCGGACCCGCCCGACGATTTCGAGCGGCGACGCAACGACCGCGTCTACGAGCTCCAAGGCAACCGAAACCCGTTCATCGACCACCCGGAGTGGGTCCAAGCGATCTGGGGCGGTTGA
- a CDS encoding DUF1801 domain-containing protein, with protein sequence MQSKADTVAQYLRELPDDRRKAISKIRSVIKKNLPKGFVEGMQYGMIGYYVPHKLYPNGYHCDPKQPLPFASLASQKNHMALYTMTVYSDPKIHKWFTKAWKDAGHKLDMGKSCIRFKKIEDIPLDVVGELFTKVDVKQYIQLYEDAYVKSAKPAKKKVTKKKAAKKKTTKKAAKKTTKKTAVKKAR encoded by the coding sequence ATGCAATCCAAAGCCGACACCGTCGCCCAGTATCTCCGCGAACTGCCCGATGACAGGCGTAAAGCGATCTCGAAGATCCGCAGCGTCATCAAGAAGAACCTGCCCAAGGGATTCGTCGAAGGCATGCAGTACGGCATGATCGGGTACTACGTCCCGCACAAGCTCTACCCCAACGGCTACCACTGCGACCCGAAACAGCCCCTCCCCTTCGCCTCGCTCGCGTCGCAGAAAAACCACATGGCCCTGTACACCATGACGGTCTACAGCGACCCGAAGATCCACAAGTGGTTCACCAAGGCCTGGAAGGACGCGGGCCACAAACTCGACATGGGCAAGTCCTGCATCCGCTTCAAGAAAATCGAAGACATCCCGCTCGATGTCGTCGGCGAGCTATTCACGAAGGTTGATGTCAAGCAGTACATCCAGCTGTACGAGGATGCGTACGTCAAGAGCGCCAAGCCCGCGAAGAAGAAGGTGACCAAGAAGAAGGCGGCCAAGAAGAAGACCACAAAAAAGGCGGCGAAGAAAACGACAAAGAAGACCGCCGTGAAGAAGGCCCGATAG
- a CDS encoding MYXO-CTERM sorting domain-containing protein: MATLWTRSSAAAAIAVALPHTAFAGTTVLDFENVSHGDVVTTQNAGVTISADNATNDVDVAVAFDSELFPSFDPDQTFPWSGGNLPSNTSLGNILVIQADGPISGGTVGPGVEPHNEGARPAGDLIFDFDENITFFGLDVTDVDGPEEFQTNSGFNIQFFLNGIEVADVAFGELITPGNNFYDPSIEFGDNTANRISPLTAEQLRDHGFGDAVEFDRVIVSLGGSGAVDNIVFGTDDPPTGVPSPSAALAGLALLGLTIRRRRSA, translated from the coding sequence ATGGCTACCCTGTGGACCCGTTCATCGGCCGCGGCAGCGATCGCGGTCGCACTCCCGCACACCGCCTTCGCCGGCACCACTGTCCTCGACTTCGAGAACGTCAGCCACGGCGACGTTGTCACCACCCAGAACGCCGGCGTCACGATCTCGGCCGACAACGCGACCAACGACGTCGATGTCGCCGTCGCCTTCGACTCCGAGTTGTTCCCCTCGTTCGACCCCGACCAGACCTTCCCGTGGTCCGGCGGCAACCTCCCGTCCAACACCTCGCTGGGCAACATCCTCGTGATCCAGGCCGACGGCCCGATCTCCGGCGGCACGGTCGGCCCGGGCGTCGAGCCCCACAACGAAGGCGCTCGCCCCGCAGGCGACCTCATCTTCGACTTCGATGAAAACATCACCTTCTTCGGCCTCGACGTCACCGATGTCGACGGCCCCGAAGAGTTCCAGACCAACTCCGGCTTCAACATCCAGTTCTTCCTCAACGGTATCGAAGTCGCCGACGTCGCCTTCGGTGAGCTGATCACCCCCGGCAACAACTTCTACGACCCGTCGATCGAGTTCGGCGACAACACCGCCAACCGCATCAGCCCGCTCACCGCAGAGCAGCTCCGTGACCACGGCTTCGGCGACGCCGTCGAGTTCGACCGCGTGATCGTCTCGCTCGGCGGCTCGGGCGCTGTCGACAACATCGTCTTCGGCACCGACGACCCCCCGACGGGCGTCCCCAGCCCCTCGGCCGCGCTCGCGGGCCTGGCCCTGCTGGGCCTCACGATCCGCCGCCGACGCAGCGCGTAA
- a CDS encoding PQQ-dependent sugar dehydrogenase produces the protein MRAKRAMRDGRRGVGLSGVLWALLVVGLVFALPGVLAAQDGEADAEGDGAHGEAAQVDGEHGGEGQPAPADPADPTQRTERIWAAVGLTQNPVAFCIDPQGNIYVAESERAGKAVSDTRQLGQLNGVEEDLQMTHVEDRLAQINRWTANGDFDADYFTRTEDRVRVVRDTDGDGVADDSAVFAGGFNDPLDGIGAGLLWLDGGLYYTCIPHVWWLEDRDGDGDADEETAGERASLSYGYGIRWAFYGHDLHGLTMGPDGRIYFSMGDRGFNVTNQEGENLYAPERGAVLRMWPDGSELEVFHVGLRNPQELAFDNFGNLYTGDNNCDAGDKARFIHLVEGGDSGWHQDVQSLPDRGPWLREKMWELRRGNGDPTQPAWIIPPIAHIGHGPSGLAHYPGTGDSYPMNGSFLMADFPGGVRHIVVEPDGAWSRVASVDMAVSGKDVTDVCWGYDGRAYMSEWGGGWGPNPNGYIFTMTNEAVHADADAAALIAEVSTLFAEGFEQRSDDELIALLGHADQRVRLHAQYEVAKRDGVADPLGTIAQDENALLMQRIHSIWTLGMIARREVGVADAIAPLLMDLDPDIRTQAAKTLGGLRYEATEQYTTMLEDDHAQARFYAAIALGRSDAAEAIPAMLAMLHANDNEDPMLRHAGSYALALIDDTQAMLEDLRRFEPDERPGATLGIVLALRRNADPALSVFAGSGDLLVSVEACRAIYDMQVEEAYGALTFHGLHGPEERRIEPVLRRAIEACAQFGDFSSAQSLLHVVTSDDYPMAFRELAMQELVGWSEIKNREGVWGHWRPRPALLPEHVAMALGDAVNRERILAICNDSGSEMLATNAGVIDLRYRPDDLPADYNAVVFDETQPDTVRIQALDSVRYQDETKALENCQALLASPGSSEALRLYVRRMLVSLDREAGVASCLEAMESGSLAEQQQAIKMFAGHPYYDPADNAIADLSLQLKDGSLDPALRLETYNAVRASPDPQVAGRAVSYHAANTRPGDTMIADTLLAGGDIERGRTLAYEDENANCLRCHTFANADGGGPVGPPLHHIGSLRPPTYLLESMLDPNAKIAEGFQTTALTLIDGSIRSGRIVEENAAVVMLADSEGEISEVPVINIEKRTPQTISMMNAMGDRLSEHQLRDLVAFLASLQDERGPAPLTAAVVAGGANSAGGAGGAHGDRRPGIYNPMVKVDTAMILPLMLLGIAVGFGGFTLLTYWLNTRA, from the coding sequence TTGCGAGCGAAACGAGCGATGCGGGACGGTCGGCGGGGCGTTGGGTTGTCCGGTGTGCTTTGGGCGCTGCTGGTGGTGGGTTTGGTGTTTGCGTTGCCGGGCGTGCTGGCGGCGCAGGACGGCGAGGCCGACGCGGAAGGCGACGGGGCGCATGGCGAAGCCGCGCAAGTCGACGGCGAGCACGGCGGCGAGGGCCAGCCCGCGCCGGCGGACCCGGCCGACCCGACGCAGCGCACCGAGCGCATCTGGGCGGCGGTCGGCCTGACGCAGAACCCGGTCGCGTTCTGTATCGATCCGCAGGGCAATATCTATGTCGCCGAGTCCGAGCGTGCGGGGAAGGCCGTGAGCGATACGCGGCAGTTGGGCCAGCTCAACGGCGTCGAAGAAGACCTGCAGATGACGCATGTCGAGGACCGCCTCGCGCAGATCAACCGCTGGACGGCCAACGGCGACTTCGACGCCGACTACTTCACGCGCACCGAAGACCGCGTGCGGGTCGTGCGCGACACCGATGGGGATGGTGTCGCGGACGACTCCGCCGTGTTCGCCGGGGGGTTCAACGACCCGCTTGATGGGATCGGCGCGGGCTTGCTCTGGCTCGACGGCGGGCTGTACTACACCTGCATCCCGCACGTCTGGTGGCTCGAAGACCGCGACGGCGATGGCGACGCCGACGAAGAGACCGCCGGTGAACGCGCGTCGCTGTCCTACGGCTACGGCATCCGCTGGGCGTTCTACGGCCACGACCTGCACGGGCTCACGATGGGGCCCGACGGCCGAATCTATTTCAGCATGGGCGACCGCGGGTTCAACGTCACCAACCAAGAGGGTGAAAACCTCTACGCCCCCGAGCGTGGCGCGGTCCTGCGCATGTGGCCGGACGGCAGCGAACTCGAAGTGTTCCACGTGGGCTTGCGCAACCCGCAGGAACTCGCGTTCGACAACTTCGGCAACCTCTACACCGGCGACAACAACTGCGACGCCGGCGACAAGGCACGCTTCATCCACCTCGTCGAGGGCGGCGACTCGGGCTGGCATCAGGATGTGCAGTCCCTGCCCGACCGCGGGCCCTGGCTGCGCGAAAAGATGTGGGAGCTTCGCCGCGGCAACGGCGACCCAACCCAGCCCGCGTGGATCATCCCGCCCATCGCCCACATCGGCCACGGCCCGTCCGGGCTCGCGCACTACCCCGGCACGGGCGACAGCTACCCCATGAACGGCTCGTTCCTCATGGCCGACTTCCCCGGCGGCGTGCGGCACATCGTCGTCGAGCCCGACGGCGCATGGTCCCGCGTCGCGTCGGTCGATATGGCGGTGTCGGGAAAGGACGTGACGGATGTGTGCTGGGGCTACGACGGCCGGGCCTACATGAGCGAGTGGGGCGGCGGCTGGGGGCCCAACCCCAACGGCTACATCTTTACGATGACGAACGAGGCGGTGCACGCGGACGCCGACGCCGCAGCATTGATCGCGGAGGTGAGCACGCTGTTTGCTGAAGGTTTTGAGCAACGCAGTGACGACGAACTCATCGCGCTGCTGGGCCACGCCGACCAGCGTGTCCGGCTGCATGCGCAGTACGAAGTGGCGAAGCGTGACGGTGTTGCCGACCCGCTTGGAACGATTGCGCAAGATGAAAACGCCCTGTTGATGCAGCGCATCCATTCAATCTGGACGCTGGGCATGATCGCACGGCGTGAGGTGGGCGTTGCCGACGCGATCGCGCCGCTGTTGATGGACCTCGACCCGGACATCCGGACCCAGGCCGCGAAGACGCTGGGCGGCCTGAGGTATGAGGCGACCGAACAGTACACCACGATGTTGGAAGACGATCACGCGCAGGCCCGGTTCTACGCGGCGATCGCGTTAGGGCGGTCCGATGCCGCGGAGGCGATCCCCGCGATGCTGGCGATGCTTCATGCCAACGACAACGAAGACCCGATGCTGCGCCATGCGGGCAGCTACGCGCTTGCGTTGATCGACGATACGCAGGCGATGCTGGAAGACCTTCGACGGTTCGAGCCCGACGAAAGGCCTGGTGCAACGCTGGGTATCGTGCTTGCATTGCGTCGCAATGCCGACCCTGCCTTGTCGGTCTTCGCCGGGTCGGGCGACTTGCTGGTTTCGGTCGAGGCCTGCCGAGCGATTTACGATATGCAGGTCGAAGAGGCCTATGGAGCGCTGACGTTCCACGGCTTGCACGGCCCGGAAGAACGCAGGATCGAACCTGTGCTTCGACGTGCGATTGAGGCGTGCGCCCAGTTCGGCGACTTCAGTTCTGCGCAGAGTCTCCTTCACGTTGTCACGAGCGACGACTACCCAATGGCGTTTCGCGAACTGGCGATGCAGGAACTGGTCGGGTGGAGCGAGATCAAAAACCGCGAAGGTGTATGGGGCCACTGGCGTCCGCGCCCCGCGTTACTCCCCGAACACGTCGCGATGGCGCTCGGCGATGCGGTGAACCGGGAACGCATCCTCGCCATCTGCAACGACTCCGGTAGCGAGATGCTTGCGACAAACGCGGGTGTGATCGACCTACGCTACCGCCCTGACGACCTGCCCGCCGACTACAACGCTGTGGTGTTTGATGAGACCCAGCCCGACACGGTCCGCATACAGGCCCTCGACAGTGTCCGCTATCAGGATGAAACCAAGGCCTTAGAGAATTGTCAGGCACTGCTTGCATCGCCCGGCAGCAGCGAAGCGTTACGTCTGTATGTGCGGCGGATGCTTGTCAGTCTCGATCGTGAGGCCGGCGTCGCATCTTGTCTCGAAGCGATGGAATCGGGCTCACTTGCCGAACAGCAGCAGGCGATCAAGATGTTTGCAGGGCATCCCTACTACGACCCCGCCGATAACGCGATCGCCGACCTCTCGCTCCAGCTCAAAGACGGCTCGCTCGACCCGGCCCTCCGGCTTGAAACTTACAACGCCGTGCGAGCCAGCCCCGACCCGCAGGTTGCGGGGCGGGCGGTCAGCTACCACGCCGCGAACACCCGGCCCGGCGACACGATGATCGCCGACACGCTGCTCGCCGGCGGCGACATCGAGCGTGGTCGAACACTCGCGTACGAAGACGAAAACGCCAACTGCCTGCGCTGCCACACCTTCGCCAACGCCGACGGCGGGGGGCCCGTCGGCCCGCCGCTGCACCACATCGGCTCGCTGCGCCCGCCGACGTACCTGCTCGAATCGATGCTCGACCCCAACGCGAAGATCGCCGAGGGCTTCCAGACCACGGCCCTCACACTGATCGACGGCAGCATTCGATCTGGCCGGATCGTCGAGGAGAACGCGGCGGTCGTGATGCTTGCTGACAGCGAGGGCGAGATCAGCGAAGTCCCCGTCATCAACATCGAGAAGCGCACGCCGCAGACGATCTCGATGATGAACGCGATGGGCGATCGGTTGAGCGAGCACCAGCTGCGCGACCTCGTCGCATTCCTTGCTTCGCTGCAGGATGAACGCGGCCCTGCGCCGCTCACGGCAGCCGTCGTAGCCGGCGGCGCGAACTCGGCCGGCGGCGCAGGCGGTGCGCACGGCGACCGCCGCCCCGGCATCTATAACCCGATGGTCAAGGTCGATACCGCCATGATCCTCCCGCTGATGCTCCTGGGTATCGCGGTCGGCTTCGGCGGGTTTACACTGTTGACGTACTGGCTGAATACGAGGGCGTGA
- a CDS encoding DUF1080 domain-containing protein, whose protein sequence is MKPYLPLTALAALVFTLTLTAALTPTHADPPEGEGWVALFDGQSIDDWAVLSGKATYTVEDGAIVGTTEPGSPNTFLCTPDTYGDFELRFEVKVDHNPLNSGVMIRSKTNGNPDEAFGGRLRGPQVEIEAGPGQSGFIYGEASGGWLSPEPGSNDPDVNQHDHFRNGEWNDYRVLAEGPRIRTWINGHLIADLTVEDDYHERFPEGVIGLQVHGVGRNGPYSVRWRELYVREIE, encoded by the coding sequence ATGAAACCCTACCTCCCCCTGACCGCTCTCGCCGCGCTTGTCTTCACACTGACCCTCACCGCGGCGCTTACTCCGACCCACGCCGACCCGCCCGAGGGTGAGGGCTGGGTCGCGTTGTTTGATGGCCAGTCGATCGACGACTGGGCCGTCCTCTCGGGCAAGGCGACCTACACCGTCGAGGACGGCGCGATCGTCGGCACCACCGAGCCCGGCAGCCCCAACACCTTCCTCTGCACGCCCGACACCTACGGCGACTTCGAGCTGCGCTTCGAGGTCAAGGTCGACCACAACCCGCTCAACTCCGGCGTGATGATCCGCAGCAAAACCAACGGCAACCCCGACGAGGCCTTCGGCGGGCGACTCCGCGGGCCCCAGGTCGAGATCGAGGCGGGCCCGGGCCAGTCCGGGTTCATCTACGGCGAGGCGTCGGGCGGCTGGCTCTCCCCCGAGCCCGGCAGCAACGACCCGGACGTCAACCAGCACGACCACTTCCGAAACGGCGAGTGGAACGACTACCGCGTCCTGGCCGAGGGCCCGCGCATCCGCACGTGGATCAACGGCCACCTGATCGCCGACCTCACCGTCGAAGACGATTACCACGAACGCTTCCCCGAAGGCGTCATCGGCCTGCAGGTCCACGGCGTGGGGCGTAACGGCCCGTACAGCGTGCGCTGGCGCGAGCTGTATGTACGCGAGATTGAGTAG